A portion of the Brevundimonas pondensis genome contains these proteins:
- a CDS encoding FAD-binding oxidoreductase, with translation MTLPTPAALEDLKAALPGAWTTDADDMAPWLTEWRGRWSGETPILLQPRTTEEVAKAVEICARHGVAVVTQGGGTGLVGGQIPFGEVLLSTRKLRTVRDVTPLDDAMTLEAGVTLLEAQQLAREKNRFFPLSLAAEGSATIGGVISTNAGGTAVLRYGMMRDLVLGIEAVMPDGQVFNGLKRLRKDNTGYDLKQLFIGAEGTLGVVTAATLKLFPIMRSRATAIVGLDSHHAAVALLARAKAETGGGVEAFELMKRLGMALVLKNIPDTREPLESTPPWYVLIELTSGEPGGADSAMERLLTGAFEEGLITDAAIAQSDAQKAAFWRLREEHSAGLKPEGGGWKHDVSVPVSQIADFIDEATAAVERFHPGCRVSVFGHVGDGNLHYDVIPGVGEDVPAFIARWMEGSEIVHDIVARYNGSISAEHGLGRLKTEEARRYKSSLEIATMQAIRQAIDPQRIMNPAVLF, from the coding sequence ATGACCCTCCCTACGCCCGCCGCCCTCGAAGACCTCAAGGCCGCCCTGCCCGGCGCCTGGACCACGGACGCCGACGACATGGCGCCCTGGCTGACCGAATGGCGGGGCCGCTGGAGCGGCGAAACCCCGATCCTGCTGCAGCCGCGCACGACCGAGGAGGTGGCCAAGGCCGTCGAGATCTGCGCCCGCCACGGCGTCGCCGTCGTGACCCAGGGCGGCGGCACGGGCCTGGTCGGCGGCCAGATTCCCTTCGGCGAGGTCCTTTTGTCCACGCGCAAGCTGCGGACAGTGCGCGACGTGACGCCGCTGGACGACGCCATGACTCTGGAGGCCGGCGTCACCCTGCTGGAGGCCCAGCAACTGGCCAGGGAGAAGAACCGCTTCTTCCCCCTCAGCCTGGCGGCCGAGGGCTCGGCCACCATCGGCGGCGTCATCTCGACCAATGCGGGCGGTACCGCCGTCCTGCGCTACGGCATGATGCGCGACCTGGTCCTGGGCATCGAGGCCGTTATGCCCGACGGTCAGGTGTTCAACGGGCTGAAGCGCCTGCGAAAAGACAATACCGGCTATGACCTGAAGCAGCTGTTCATCGGCGCCGAGGGCACCCTGGGCGTTGTCACGGCGGCGACGTTGAAACTGTTTCCCATCATGCGCAGCCGCGCCACGGCCATCGTCGGTCTGGACAGCCACCACGCCGCCGTCGCCCTGCTGGCCCGCGCCAAGGCCGAGACCGGCGGCGGGGTCGAAGCCTTCGAGCTGATGAAGCGCCTCGGCATGGCCCTGGTGCTCAAGAACATTCCCGACACGCGCGAGCCGCTGGAATCGACGCCGCCCTGGTATGTCCTGATCGAGCTGACCTCGGGCGAGCCCGGCGGCGCTGATTCGGCCATGGAGCGGCTGCTGACCGGCGCCTTCGAGGAGGGCCTGATCACCGACGCCGCCATCGCCCAGAGCGACGCCCAGAAGGCCGCCTTCTGGCGTCTGCGCGAAGAGCACTCGGCGGGTCTCAAGCCCGAGGGCGGCGGCTGGAAGCACGACGTCTCGGTCCCTGTCTCCCAAATCGCCGACTTCATCGACGAGGCCACGGCGGCGGTCGAGAGGTTCCACCCCGGTTGCCGGGTCTCGGTCTTCGGCCACGTCGGCGACGGCAACCTTCACTATGACGTGATCCCCGGCGTCGGCGAGGACGTGCCCGCCTTCATCGCCCGCTGGATGGAAGGCTCCGAAATCGTCCACGACATCGTCGCCCGCTACAACGGCTCCATCTCGGCGGAACACGGCCTGGGGCGGCTGAAAACCGAGGAAGCCCGCCGCTACAAGTCGTCGCTGGAGATCGCGACCATGCAGGCGATCCGTCAGGCCATCGACCCGCAACGGATCATGAATCCGGCGGTC
- a CDS encoding NUDIX hydrolase produces MIPVPAVGVVCLKGDAVLLIRRGTPPRRGEWSLPGGRIEPGERLADAALRELREETGVEAKLIGLVDVVDGLFPEVGRHYVLIDYAAIWTGGEPVAGDDAAEAVFFPLEEALQRVDWSETRRVIRHAHAMATAHGARRGADGLVIASEPDSVARGQDDR; encoded by the coding sequence ATGATTCCGGTCCCGGCCGTCGGCGTGGTCTGCCTGAAGGGCGACGCGGTCCTGCTGATCCGGCGCGGCACGCCGCCGCGTCGGGGCGAATGGAGCTTGCCTGGCGGACGAATCGAGCCGGGCGAGCGGCTGGCGGACGCGGCCCTGCGCGAACTGCGTGAGGAGACAGGCGTGGAGGCAAAGTTGATCGGCCTGGTCGACGTGGTCGACGGTCTGTTTCCCGAGGTAGGGCGGCACTATGTCCTGATCGATTACGCCGCGATCTGGACCGGCGGCGAGCCGGTGGCGGGTGATGACGCCGCCGAGGCGGTCTTCTTCCCGCTTGAAGAAGCGCTGCAGCGGGTCGACTGGTCCGAAACGCGGCGCGTTATTCGTCATGCCCACGCCATGGCGACGGCCCATGGAGCGAGAAGGGGCGCTGACGGCCTTGTCATCGCCAGTGAACCGGATTCTGTGGCGCGAGGGCAGGACGACCGTTAA
- a CDS encoding SPFH domain-containing protein, protein MDFSFIFFVMFAAFAIIFLFSVIKIVPQGREFTVERFGKYTKTLKPGISILTPFVERIGKRMNMMEQVLDVPTQEVITKDNAMVKVDGIVFIQVMDAARAAYRVDDLPYAIAQLCMTNLRTVVGSMELDEVLSQRDAINTRLLHVIDAATEPWGVKANRIEIKDLTPPTDITNAMARQMKAERERRAVITEADGEKQAAIARAEGAKQAAILEAEGRREAAFRDAEAREREAEAEAKATAMVSEAIARGDVNAINYFVAQKYVEAFAELARSPQQKTVIVPAEMGGLVGTIAGLGELVGLAKEQQQVRSETRAVSRPAPAPAAPARPAPRRPGGAVPTTE, encoded by the coding sequence ATGGATTTTTCGTTTATCTTCTTTGTGATGTTCGCGGCCTTCGCGATTATCTTCCTGTTCAGCGTCATCAAGATCGTGCCGCAAGGCCGTGAATTCACGGTGGAACGGTTCGGCAAGTACACCAAGACTCTGAAGCCGGGCATCAGCATCCTCACCCCGTTCGTCGAGCGCATCGGCAAACGCATGAACATGATGGAGCAGGTTCTGGATGTCCCGACCCAGGAAGTCATCACCAAGGACAACGCCATGGTGAAGGTGGACGGCATCGTCTTCATCCAGGTGATGGACGCCGCCCGCGCCGCCTATCGGGTCGATGATCTGCCCTACGCCATCGCCCAGCTCTGCATGACCAATCTGCGCACCGTGGTCGGCTCGATGGAGCTGGACGAAGTCCTGTCGCAGCGCGACGCCATCAACACCCGCCTGCTGCACGTCATCGACGCCGCGACCGAGCCGTGGGGCGTCAAGGCCAACCGGATCGAGATCAAGGATCTGACGCCGCCGACCGACATCACCAACGCCATGGCGCGTCAGATGAAGGCCGAGCGCGAACGTCGTGCTGTCATCACCGAGGCCGACGGTGAAAAGCAGGCCGCCATCGCCCGCGCCGAGGGCGCCAAGCAGGCGGCCATCCTGGAGGCCGAGGGCCGCCGCGAAGCCGCCTTCCGCGACGCCGAGGCCCGCGAGCGTGAAGCCGAGGCCGAAGCCAAGGCGACGGCCATGGTGTCGGAAGCCATCGCGCGCGGCGACGTCAACGCCATCAACTACTTCGTGGCGCAGAAATACGTCGAAGCCTTTGCCGAGCTGGCCCGCAGCCCGCAGCAGAAAACGGTCATCGTGCCCGCCGAGATGGGCGGCCTGGTCGGCACGATCGCCGGTCTGGGCGAACTGGTGGGCCTGGCCAAGGAGCAGCAGCAGGTCCGCAGCGAGACGCGCGCCGTTTCGCGCCCGGCGCCGGCGCCCGCCGCACCGGCTCGTCCCGCACCGCGTCGCCCCGGCGGCGCCGTCCCGACCACGGAGTAG
- a CDS encoding NfeD family protein: MDWLLNLYAAQPFWLWLAVGVVLLAIEAAASTEWLLWPAVSAGLVALIAALAPNLGLPVEIGVFAALTVASTVLSRRLIKRVNPHDEPDINDRDLRLVGERARVVEAFVDGRGRVFVSGAEWPAEIEGAGPLAGESVVVESVDGPRLRVRAV, from the coding sequence ATGGACTGGCTTCTGAACCTCTACGCCGCCCAGCCTTTCTGGCTGTGGCTGGCGGTGGGCGTGGTCCTGCTGGCCATTGAGGCGGCGGCTTCGACAGAGTGGCTGTTGTGGCCTGCTGTCTCAGCCGGCTTGGTGGCGCTGATCGCCGCGCTGGCGCCCAATCTGGGTCTGCCGGTCGAAATCGGCGTCTTCGCAGCCCTGACCGTGGCCTCAACGGTTCTGTCGCGTCGCCTGATCAAGCGGGTGAATCCTCACGACGAGCCTGACATCAATGACCGCGACCTGCGCCTGGTCGGCGAACGGGCGCGGGTTGTCGAAGCCTTCGTGGATGGTCGCGGTCGGGTTTTCGTCTCGGGCGCCGAATGGCCCGCAGAGATCGAGGGCGCCGGACCGCTGGCGGGTGAAAGCGTTGTGGTGGAATCGGTCGACGGTCCGCGCCTGCGCGTTCGGGCCGTCTGA
- the rnhA gene encoding ribonuclease HI → MSLVDHVIIHTDGACKGNPGPGGWGAILQTGGGHEKELWGGEPNTTNNRMELMAAIAALEALKRPCRVDLHTDSKYVMQGITEWIRGWKARGWKTADKKPVKNDDLWRRLDEARSRHEVKWHWVKGHAGHVLNERADALANRGVEEMRRR, encoded by the coding sequence ATGAGTCTCGTTGATCACGTCATCATTCATACCGACGGCGCCTGCAAGGGCAATCCGGGCCCTGGCGGCTGGGGCGCCATCCTGCAGACCGGCGGCGGTCACGAGAAGGAACTGTGGGGCGGCGAGCCCAACACGACCAACAATCGGATGGAGTTGATGGCCGCCATCGCCGCTCTGGAGGCCCTCAAGCGCCCCTGCCGCGTCGATCTGCACACCGACAGCAAATACGTCATGCAGGGCATCACCGAGTGGATCCGGGGCTGGAAGGCGCGCGGCTGGAAGACCGCGGACAAGAAGCCGGTCAAGAATGACGACCTGTGGCGCCGCCTGGATGAGGCCCGCAGCCGCCATGAGGTGAAATGGCACTGGGTGAAGGGGCACGCCGGCCACGTTCTGAACGAACGAGCCGACGCCCTGGCGAATCGTGGTGTCGAAGAAATGCGCCGCCGCTAA
- a CDS encoding twin-arginine translocase TatA/TatE family subunit, with the protein MGSMSIWHWAIVIVVVALLFGGRGKLSGIMGDAAKGIRAFKDGLKDDTDSKGPKDGVSSLPRTEAEKEELNR; encoded by the coding sequence ATGGGCTCCATGAGCATCTGGCACTGGGCCATCGTCATCGTCGTCGTCGCCCTTCTGTTTGGCGGTCGCGGCAAGCTGTCCGGCATCATGGGCGACGCCGCAAAGGGCATCCGCGCCTTCAAGGACGGCCTGAAGGACGACACGGATTCCAAGGGTCCGAAAGATGGCGTCAGCTCGCTGCCGCGCACCGAAGCCGAAAAAGAAGAACTGAACCGCTAA
- the tatB gene encoding Sec-independent protein translocase protein TatB, translating to MGGLGPGIGGFEILVIGLVALLVVGPKDLPMLMRKVGQFVAKARGMANEFRASFDEMARQSELDDLRKEVEALRTGQGMHPLGADAEAAFKDIRKDLEAPLDTPALAAPVVVEAAPVATGVDEWPDTPLAAEPVVTAKPKPKAKTKAKTVASTSSSIKPAASKPAVKRAKKVEL from the coding sequence ATGGGTGGTCTTGGCCCCGGAATCGGCGGGTTCGAAATCCTTGTCATCGGTCTGGTGGCCCTGCTTGTCGTAGGGCCCAAGGATTTGCCGATGCTGATGCGCAAGGTCGGTCAGTTCGTCGCCAAGGCGCGCGGCATGGCCAACGAATTCCGCGCGAGCTTCGACGAAATGGCTCGTCAGTCCGAGCTGGACGATCTTCGCAAGGAGGTCGAGGCGCTGCGAACAGGGCAGGGGATGCACCCGCTCGGCGCCGACGCCGAGGCGGCCTTCAAGGACATCCGCAAGGATCTCGAGGCCCCGCTGGACACCCCGGCCTTGGCCGCTCCGGTCGTGGTTGAGGCTGCGCCTGTCGCCACTGGCGTGGACGAATGGCCGGATACGCCTTTGGCCGCTGAACCCGTCGTGACGGCCAAGCCGAAACCCAAAGCCAAGACCAAGGCCAAGACCGTCGCATCAACCAGCAGCTCCATCAAACCCGCGGCCTCGAAGCCAGCGGTCAAGCGCGCCAAGAAGGTCGAGCTATGA
- the tatC gene encoding twin-arginine translocase subunit TatC, with protein MTSFDRDEAEIEASRAPLMDHLIELRGRLLICVVAFMVAFIGCFAFSEKLYLFLVQPYVVSAAFHQTVGAHGHVSPFDLILGTARLIPVPDVDHQSVKLIYTAPLEILFTKMKLAGLGAVIVAFPVLAWQLYRFVAPGLYRNEKGAFLPFLIAAPVLFLLGAALVYFVMLPFVMWFSLSQQIIGEGVAAELLPKVSDYLNLVTALILAFGLCFQLPVVMTLLGLAGLISSKVMAKGRRYAIVAVVVVAAVVTPPDPISQLMLAVPMVLLYEVSIWCVRIIELRRKKADSLEDVTA; from the coding sequence ATGACGTCGTTCGACCGGGACGAGGCCGAGATCGAGGCCTCGCGCGCGCCCCTGATGGATCACCTGATCGAGCTGCGCGGGCGGCTGCTGATCTGCGTCGTGGCCTTCATGGTCGCCTTCATCGGCTGCTTCGCCTTTTCCGAAAAACTCTACCTTTTCCTGGTCCAGCCCTATGTGGTGTCCGCCGCCTTCCATCAGACGGTGGGGGCGCACGGCCATGTCTCGCCGTTTGACCTGATCCTGGGCACGGCGCGGCTAATCCCCGTGCCGGACGTGGACCACCAAAGCGTCAAGCTGATCTACACCGCGCCGCTGGAAATCCTGTTCACCAAGATGAAGCTGGCCGGCCTCGGCGCAGTCATCGTGGCCTTCCCCGTCCTGGCCTGGCAGTTGTATCGCTTTGTCGCGCCGGGCCTGTACCGCAATGAGAAGGGCGCCTTCCTGCCCTTCCTGATCGCGGCTCCGGTACTGTTCCTGCTAGGCGCGGCTCTGGTCTATTTCGTCATGCTGCCCTTCGTCATGTGGTTCTCGCTGAGCCAGCAGATCATTGGCGAGGGCGTGGCGGCCGAATTGCTGCCCAAAGTCTCGGACTATCTGAATCTGGTGACGGCGCTGATTCTCGCCTTCGGCCTGTGCTTCCAGTTGCCGGTCGTCATGACCCTGCTGGGTTTGGCGGGCCTGATCAGTTCCAAGGTCATGGCCAAGGGGCGCCGCTACGCCATCGTCGCCGTGGTCGTCGTCGCGGCCGTTGTCACACCGCCGGATCCCATCAGCCAGTTGATGCTCGCGGTGCCCATGGTGCTGCTCTACGAAGTCTCGATCTGGTGCGTCCGCATCATCGAACTGCGCCGCAAGAAGGCTGATAGCCTCGAAGACGTGACAGCCTAA
- a CDS encoding DMT family transporter yields MKPSLYQSRSGVFALATLCCLLWGSAYPAIKNGYALLHIGSGDIASQMLFAGWRFALAGLILLIVAAAMKKPVLTFSGRQMGQVALLGLTQTTIQYVFFYIGLAHASGVKSSIMNATGVFFSVVLAHFIYANDRLNGRKALGCLVGFLGVVVVNLGGGGMGFDFSLTGEGFVVIAAFVLAAASIYGKRLSADMDPMVMTGWQLLIGGVILTGTGMGGGGHLEALDLRSGGLLLYMALLSSVAFAVWSLLLKHNPVGLIAAFNFLIPVFGVALSAVFLGESLLRWSYLAALVLVCIGIWLVTRPSGDVRA; encoded by the coding sequence TTGAAACCCTCCCTGTATCAAAGCCGTTCGGGCGTTTTCGCTCTGGCGACCCTGTGCTGCCTTCTGTGGGGTAGCGCCTATCCGGCCATCAAGAACGGCTACGCGCTGCTGCACATCGGATCGGGCGACATCGCCAGCCAGATGCTGTTCGCCGGGTGGCGGTTCGCCCTGGCGGGGCTGATCCTGCTGATCGTCGCCGCTGCGATGAAGAAACCGGTGCTGACGTTCAGCGGCCGGCAGATGGGCCAGGTCGCCCTGCTGGGCCTGACCCAGACCACGATTCAGTATGTCTTCTTCTATATCGGCTTGGCCCACGCCAGCGGCGTGAAGTCGTCGATCATGAACGCCACCGGCGTGTTCTTCAGCGTGGTTCTGGCGCACTTCATCTACGCCAACGACCGCCTCAACGGTCGCAAGGCTCTAGGCTGTCTGGTCGGCTTTCTGGGCGTGGTTGTGGTGAACCTGGGCGGCGGGGGCATGGGCTTCGACTTCAGCCTAACGGGCGAAGGCTTCGTCGTTATCGCCGCTTTCGTTCTGGCTGCGGCCTCGATCTACGGCAAGCGCCTGTCAGCCGACATGGATCCCATGGTCATGACTGGATGGCAGCTCCTTATCGGTGGCGTCATCCTGACAGGGACGGGCATGGGCGGCGGTGGACATCTGGAGGCGCTGGACCTTCGATCCGGGGGCCTTCTGCTCTATATGGCCCTGCTGTCTTCGGTGGCTTTCGCAGTGTGGAGCTTGCTGCTGAAGCACAACCCCGTCGGGCTGATCGCAGCTTTCAATTTCCTGATCCCGGTCTTCGGCGTCGCATTGTCGGCAGTCTTCCTGGGCGAATCCCTGCTGCGCTGGAGCTATCTGGCCGCCCTGGTCCTGGTCTGCATCGGCATCTGGCTGGTGACGCGACCATCAGGGGACGTCAGGGCGTAG
- a CDS encoding septal ring lytic transglycosylase RlpA family protein, whose translation MASWYGAQHNGRPTSTGERFDMNALTAAHKTLPLPSLVEVTNRANGRRVILRVNDRGPFVDSRIIDLSRAAAEELGLLQQGVGEVRVRYVGRAPRTGGGTALRRAEAVPPVAPSPYTQPPTPVVSRTEAYWIQAGAFSDRRSAQRIADRLGDRASVQDIRNDGRALFRVVVGPWPDANAAEQARQAVIARGFGDALLISGG comes from the coding sequence ATGGCTTCCTGGTACGGCGCCCAACACAACGGCCGTCCAACCTCGACCGGCGAACGGTTCGACATGAATGCCCTGACAGCGGCGCACAAGACCTTGCCCTTGCCGAGTCTGGTCGAGGTTACCAACCGCGCCAACGGTCGGCGCGTCATTCTGCGCGTCAACGACCGGGGGCCCTTCGTCGACAGCCGGATCATCGATCTGTCACGGGCAGCCGCCGAGGAACTGGGGCTGTTGCAGCAGGGAGTGGGCGAGGTCAGGGTTCGATACGTCGGCCGTGCGCCGAGAACCGGAGGCGGGACGGCGCTACGACGCGCGGAAGCGGTCCCGCCTGTGGCGCCGAGCCCCTATACCCAGCCCCCGACGCCTGTCGTCTCGAGGACCGAGGCTTACTGGATTCAGGCTGGCGCCTTCTCCGATCGTCGTTCCGCCCAGCGAATCGCTGATCGCCTGGGTGACCGGGCCTCGGTTCAGGATATTCGCAACGATGGCCGCGCCCTGTTTCGGGTCGTGGTCGGCCCCTGGCCTGACGCCAACGCCGCTGAACAGGCCCGCCAGGCCGTCATCGCACGCGGGTTTGGCGACGCCCTGTTGATATCAGGCGGTTAA
- the tmk gene encoding dTMP kinase: protein MQRGKFITFEGGEGAGKTTQARLLVEHLRSLGIDAVQTREPGGSPGAEVIRNIVVAGDAERWSPRTETLLMYAARSDHLERTIRPALEAGKWVVCDRFADSSRVYQGAGGGAPESLIEALDHAIVAEDQPDLTLVFDLPVEVGLERAFGRGLFETRFESKGLVFHQKLREGFLDVARRHPERCIVIDATGELTAVTERLWNAVAERLL, encoded by the coding sequence GTGCAGCGCGGTAAGTTCATCACATTCGAAGGCGGCGAGGGGGCCGGCAAGACCACGCAGGCTCGCCTGTTGGTCGAGCATCTACGCTCGCTCGGGATCGATGCCGTCCAGACGCGCGAACCGGGCGGTTCACCCGGAGCCGAAGTCATTCGCAACATCGTCGTGGCCGGAGACGCCGAGCGTTGGTCCCCGCGCACCGAGACCTTGTTGATGTACGCCGCACGTTCGGACCATCTGGAACGCACCATTCGACCGGCGCTGGAAGCTGGAAAATGGGTCGTCTGCGATCGCTTCGCCGACTCAAGCCGCGTTTATCAGGGAGCGGGCGGCGGCGCTCCGGAAAGTCTGATCGAGGCGCTGGATCACGCCATCGTGGCCGAGGATCAGCCGGACCTGACCCTGGTGTTCGACCTGCCGGTCGAGGTTGGGCTGGAACGCGCCTTTGGTCGCGGCCTGTTCGAGACCCGCTTCGAATCCAAGGGACTGGTCTTCCATCAGAAGCTCCGCGAGGGTTTCCTTGATGTGGCGCGCCGTCATCCAGAACGCTGCATCGTGATTGACGCCACAGGCGAGTTGACGGCCGTTACCGAACGGCTGTGGAACGCTGTCGCAGAGCGGCTGCTGTGA
- a CDS encoding DNA polymerase III subunit delta', with protein sequence MSEHPRDRFDLVPDVAAEEAFLDALNRGRLHHAWLLCGVEGGGKATFAYRAARRLLGAAPDPSRGPLGAAPYDPVSQLVSAQSHPDLLVMERLVEGGKQKKTISVDQARDLPGFFAKSPSQADYRVAIIDAADDLNVNAANALLKILEEPPERGVLLLVTHAPGRLLATIRSRCRRLSFPIWTPDQLESLVRNRTGADPDDARLAADMAGGSPGAALALASGAMQEVDALARNWVFGDAVDRAEQLAVADGFRGAEGQVRFEALMDRLIAAVKARALEAPAGQGARWAELWTRLAELPDRTASINLDRADVLAGALADIARTKALR encoded by the coding sequence GTGAGTGAACACCCCCGCGACCGGTTCGACCTGGTCCCGGACGTCGCTGCCGAGGAAGCCTTTCTGGATGCGCTGAACCGGGGGCGTTTGCACCACGCCTGGCTGTTGTGCGGGGTCGAGGGCGGCGGCAAGGCCACCTTCGCCTATCGGGCCGCTCGTCGTCTTCTGGGGGCCGCGCCTGACCCGTCGCGCGGGCCGCTGGGCGCCGCGCCCTATGATCCCGTCAGTCAACTGGTGTCCGCCCAGTCCCACCCCGATCTCTTGGTGATGGAGCGACTGGTCGAGGGCGGCAAGCAGAAGAAGACCATCTCGGTCGATCAGGCGCGCGACCTGCCGGGTTTCTTCGCCAAGAGCCCGTCACAGGCCGACTATCGCGTGGCGATCATCGACGCCGCCGACGACCTGAACGTCAATGCCGCCAATGCATTGTTGAAAATTCTTGAGGAACCGCCTGAGCGCGGCGTCCTGCTGCTGGTGACCCATGCGCCGGGTCGGTTGCTGGCCACGATCCGCTCGCGGTGTCGTCGTCTCAGCTTCCCGATCTGGACACCGGATCAGTTGGAAAGCCTGGTGCGCAATCGCACAGGCGCGGACCCTGATGACGCGCGTCTGGCCGCCGACATGGCCGGCGGATCGCCGGGCGCGGCCCTGGCTCTGGCGTCCGGCGCCATGCAGGAAGTCGACGCCCTGGCGCGCAACTGGGTGTTCGGCGACGCCGTGGATCGCGCCGAGCAGTTGGCGGTCGCGGACGGTTTTCGCGGCGCCGAGGGTCAGGTCCGGTTCGAGGCCCTGATGGACCGGCTGATCGCGGCGGTGAAGGCCCGGGCGCTGGAGGCGCCGGCGGGGCAGGGCGCGCGCTGGGCCGAGCTGTGGACCCGTCTGGCCGAATTGCCTGACCGCACGGCGTCTATCAATCTGGACCGCGCCGACGTTCTGGCCGGCGCCCTGGCCGACATCGCCCGTACCAAGGCCCTGAGATGA
- a CDS encoding TatD family hydrolase has product MIIDSHVNLHAPQFDEDRDAVIARAREAGVRLMVEISDKLSTFEATHALAMAHDDIWCTVGAHPHEAKDHVELTANELVALAQRPRVIGIGECGLDFHYDLSPRDEQAAVFRQHIDAARRTGLPLVVHTREADDVMASILREEHATGSFKLLMHCYTSGLELAETAAELGAWFSVSGIATFKAAEDVREVIRRMPEDRIIVETDCPYLAPIPHRGRRNEPAYVGLVLQKLAEVRGWTPEEADRRTTDAFFALFDRIPRPAE; this is encoded by the coding sequence ATGATTATCGACAGTCACGTCAACCTGCACGCCCCCCAGTTCGACGAGGACCGCGACGCCGTCATCGCTCGCGCCCGCGAGGCCGGGGTGCGTCTGATGGTCGAGATTTCGGACAAGCTGTCGACCTTCGAGGCCACGCACGCCCTGGCCATGGCCCATGACGACATCTGGTGCACGGTCGGCGCGCACCCGCACGAGGCCAAGGACCATGTCGAGCTGACGGCTAACGAACTGGTCGCCCTGGCCCAGCGACCGCGCGTCATCGGCATCGGCGAATGCGGTCTGGACTTCCACTACGATCTCAGCCCTCGCGACGAGCAGGCGGCGGTCTTCCGTCAGCACATCGACGCCGCCCGTCGCACCGGCCTGCCGCTGGTGGTGCATACCCGCGAAGCCGACGACGTCATGGCGTCGATCCTGCGCGAGGAACACGCCACGGGATCGTTCAAGCTGCTGATGCACTGCTACACTAGCGGTTTGGAACTGGCTGAAACAGCAGCGGAACTTGGCGCCTGGTTCTCCGTTTCCGGCATCGCCACCTTCAAGGCGGCGGAAGACGTGCGCGAGGTCATTCGCCGGATGCCTGAAGACCGGATCATCGTCGAAACCGACTGCCCCTATCTGGCGCCCATCCCGCATCGCGGGCGTCGCAACGAACCAGCCTATGTGGGACTGGTGCTGCAGAAGCTGGCGGAAGTCCGGGGCTGGACGCCTGAAGAAGCCGATCGACGCACGACCGACGCCTTCTTCGCCCTGTTCGACCGTATTCCTCGGCCCGCCGAATGA
- a CDS encoding MBL fold metallo-hydrolase yields MSRPGELEIVILGCGSSGGVPRGDGDWGDCDPEEPRNRRTRCSMLARRYGPDGTTSILIDTSPDLRQQALMAGVTHVDGVLYTHDHADQTHGIDDLRVFATRTRRRITAWMDSATHSALTKRFDYIFESHHGYPAILEARHIPPHGVPWSVEGRGGTIPVVTFDQRHGPIRSVGYRLGGVAYSSDVSDLDQSALQTVSGADLWVLDALRYAPHPTHAHLDKALDWIARANVKRALLTNLHIDMDYNALRRALPDNVEVAFDGWKDRLPLNSSPS; encoded by the coding sequence ATGAGCAGGCCGGGCGAACTGGAGATCGTCATTCTCGGTTGCGGCTCGTCCGGCGGCGTGCCGCGCGGCGATGGTGACTGGGGCGACTGCGATCCTGAGGAGCCCAGGAATCGTCGTACCCGCTGCTCCATGCTGGCGCGGCGTTACGGCCCGGACGGAACCACCAGCATCCTGATCGACACTTCACCGGACCTGAGGCAGCAGGCGCTGATGGCGGGCGTCACTCATGTCGATGGTGTTCTCTATACCCACGATCATGCGGATCAGACCCATGGGATCGATGATCTGAGAGTCTTCGCCACGCGGACACGGCGGAGAATAACCGCCTGGATGGACTCTGCGACACACTCGGCGCTCACGAAGAGGTTCGACTACATCTTCGAAAGTCACCATGGCTACCCGGCTATACTGGAAGCCCGGCACATTCCACCACATGGTGTGCCGTGGAGCGTGGAGGGGCGCGGAGGGACCATTCCGGTCGTGACCTTCGACCAGCGCCACGGCCCGATCCGCTCGGTCGGCTACCGGCTCGGAGGCGTCGCTTACTCCAGCGATGTCTCGGATCTGGACCAATCCGCCCTGCAAACCGTAAGTGGCGCTGACCTGTGGGTTCTGGACGCACTGCGTTACGCGCCACACCCAACCCATGCGCATCTGGACAAGGCGTTGGACTGGATTGCTCGAGCAAACGTTAAGCGGGCGCTTTTGACCAACCTCCACATTGATATGGATTACAATGCTTTGCGCAGGGCGCTTCCCGACAACGTCGAGGTTGCGTTTGATGGCTGGAAAGATCGACTGCCCCTGAACTCATCGCCATCATGA